In Uranotaenia lowii strain MFRU-FL chromosome 2, ASM2978415v1, whole genome shotgun sequence, one genomic interval encodes:
- the LOC129748505 gene encoding protein eyes shut-like: MKVFVTICALVVAAAADISIQEPLGDLQPPFDGYPSKDFNAPWTGDLNDPQKPINVIQNNEVAVPQNDHHQHHHHQEQHVDNHQNQHHGPSTSSVSVNVIHPNWATSFANIQRFDQWPSYMTPVSYIAPAPVTPILASYSAPMAPIVAPYPPAFKPSPEWNHWNEPAAPIIAAPVPAPVPVPVHSHAGWAKAPIPVAKYVAVTPGAVHIAPLPGHTVSQKIINLAPAPAW; this comes from the exons aTGAAG gtttttgtaacaatttgTGCTCTCGTGGTGGCTGCAGCTGCTGACATTTCGATTCAGGAACCGCTGGGAGATCTGCAGCCTCCATTCGATGGATACCCTTCAAAGGACTTCAACGCTCCATGGACAGGAGACTTGAACGATCCTCAAAAACCCATCAACGTCATCCAGAACAACGAAGTGGCTGTTCCTCAAAATGaccatcatcaacatcatcatcatcaagaaCAGCATGTCGACAATCATCAAAACCAACATCATGGTCCAAGCACATCCTCCGTCAGCGTTAACGTGATCCACCCCAATTGGGCCACTTCCTTCGCCAACATTCAGCGTTTCGATCAGTGGCCCTCCTATATGACTCCGGTGTCTTACATCGCCCCGGCTCCAGTGACTCCAATCTTGGCCTCTTACTCTGCCCCAATGGCTCCAATCGTTGCTCCATACCCACCAGCTTTTAAGCCATCGCCAGAATGGAACCACTGGAATGAGCCAGCTGCTCCCATCATCGCTGCTCCAGTTCCAGCTCCAGTTCCAGTTCCAGTTCACAGCCACGCTGGCTGGGCCAAGGCACCGATTCCAGTAGCCAAATACGTTGCCGTCACTCCCGGAGCAGTGCATATTGCTCCACTTCCGGGGC